Proteins from a genomic interval of Rhodothermus marinus:
- a CDS encoding choice-of-anchor B family protein, with protein MYQGPDPDYQGREICIGADETGVGILDVTDKANVREIAAIRYPDVGYAHQGWLDEAQRYFYLGDELDELRGLVPRTRTLIFDLADLDHPRLAAEYLAATSVIDHNLFVRGDLLFQANYTAGLRVLDISDREHPVEIGFFDTYPWGDPVKFAGAWGVYPYLPDDVVLVSSIGEGLFVLRPAMTTTASDLIPEASRVGLSAPTPHPWRTTTRLWLRVDRPQQVRVRLLDLLGRTVQEVYRGVVEPTQPVWLVLQGALAPGLYLIRAEGETFTDVRPVVRVR; from the coding sequence GTGTATCAGGGACCGGATCCCGACTACCAGGGCCGCGAGATCTGCATCGGGGCCGATGAAACGGGCGTGGGCATTCTGGACGTGACGGACAAGGCGAACGTGCGGGAGATTGCGGCCATCCGGTACCCGGACGTTGGCTATGCGCATCAGGGGTGGCTCGACGAAGCCCAGCGCTACTTCTATCTGGGCGATGAGCTGGACGAACTAAGAGGGCTGGTACCCCGAACGCGCACGCTGATCTTCGATCTGGCCGATCTGGACCATCCCCGTCTGGCGGCCGAATACCTGGCCGCCACGTCGGTCATCGACCACAACCTGTTCGTGCGGGGCGATCTGCTCTTCCAGGCCAATTACACCGCCGGACTCCGGGTGCTGGACATCTCGGACCGGGAGCATCCGGTGGAGATCGGATTCTTCGACACGTATCCCTGGGGCGATCCAGTCAAGTTTGCCGGCGCCTGGGGCGTGTACCCATATCTGCCCGACGACGTCGTGCTGGTCAGCAGCATCGGAGAAGGACTGTTCGTGCTCCGGCCGGCGATGACGACCACGGCCTCTGATCTGATCCCCGAGGCGTCACGCGTGGGCCTTTCGGCGCCGACGCCGCATCCGTGGCGGACGACCACGCGGCTCTGGCTCCGAGTGGACCGGCCGCAGCAGGTGCGGGTGCGGTTGCTGGATCTGCTGGGGCGCACGGTGCAGGAGGTGTATCGTGGCGTCGTGGAGCCGACGCAGCCGGTATGGCTTGTACTGCAGGGCGCGCTGGCACCCGGACTGTATCTGATCCGGGCCGAGGGCGAAACATTCACCGACGTGCGTCCGGTGGTGCGGGTGCGCTGA
- a CDS encoding DUF368 domain-containing protein, with translation MRSPVRTALRSFLAGLLMGAADVVPGVSGGTMALVVGIYEQLVAAVHQVFQALLLAVRGRLADAWQLFRRIPWGFLVPLVLGIGTAILSTARLILHLLAAYPVQMRGLFFGLITGSLLLPWLRLEQRTLREGLLALGGAVVAFLLVGIPPRVVSDPALWQVFGAAAVAICAMILPGVSGAFLLLVLGFYEPTLQALTRHHLPYLLVFALGAATGLGLFSRLLHYLIRHHHDATMAVLVGLMAGSLRALWPWIDEMRRLRLPDGSDPVGSVLLLALGGLLFVGALTWWERRRQPHSVAR, from the coding sequence ATGCGTTCGCCCGTGCGCACCGCACTTCGTTCGTTTCTGGCCGGGCTGCTGATGGGCGCGGCCGACGTCGTCCCCGGCGTCAGCGGCGGCACAATGGCGCTGGTGGTGGGCATTTATGAGCAGCTCGTGGCGGCTGTGCACCAGGTCTTTCAGGCGCTCTTGCTGGCCGTCCGTGGACGCCTGGCCGACGCCTGGCAGCTCTTCCGACGCATTCCCTGGGGGTTTCTCGTGCCGCTCGTGCTGGGCATCGGCACGGCCATCCTCAGCACAGCGCGGCTGATTCTGCACCTGCTGGCCGCCTATCCGGTGCAGATGCGGGGGTTGTTCTTCGGGCTGATCACCGGATCGCTTCTGCTTCCCTGGTTGCGCCTTGAGCAACGCACGCTGCGCGAAGGGCTGCTGGCGCTCGGCGGCGCCGTGGTGGCCTTCCTGCTCGTGGGCATTCCGCCCCGCGTGGTGTCCGATCCGGCACTCTGGCAGGTCTTCGGGGCGGCCGCCGTGGCCATCTGCGCCATGATTCTGCCCGGCGTCAGCGGCGCCTTCCTGCTGCTCGTGCTGGGCTTCTACGAACCCACGTTGCAGGCGCTCACCCGACACCACCTGCCCTACCTGCTGGTCTTCGCACTGGGTGCGGCCACCGGACTGGGACTGTTTTCGCGCCTGCTGCACTACCTGATCCGCCACCATCACGACGCCACCATGGCCGTGCTGGTGGGTCTGATGGCCGGCTCGCTCCGGGCGCTCTGGCCCTGGATCGACGAAATGCGCCGTCTCCGGTTGCCCGACGGGTCCGATCCGGTAGGAAGCGTGCTGTTGCTGGCGCTGGGCGGCCTGCTGTTCGTCGGCGCCCTGACCTGGTGGGAGCGGCGGCGCCAGCCCCACTCTGTAGCCCGCTGA
- a CDS encoding tetratricopeptide repeat protein — MSFFEFGFDDADDALDPSHIEQLVAAYEAQGSSAYFDSDTLEEIATYYYERGRFEDALGVIDRLLALHPTASDAWMRRGILLSHLGRHEEALQAYDRALSLNPTDTETLVNLGITLDNLGRFEEALQAYEQALQIDPLNDEIYYNLGITLERMDRLEEAVQALEEAARLNPDHPEVWYELGFCYDRLGDDERSLACYDRHLELDPYSADAWYNRGIVLNRMGRYREAVESYDYAIAIQEDFGSAWYNRGNALTNLGDLRGAIESYEKVLEIEGGDPATYYNIALAYEELQEYETAIRYFQLALEEDPAYAEAWYGLGCCYDALERFEEAIACMERAVTLQPETSEFWYAKADCEYNARRLQDALQSYHRVIELDPQNRDAWLDYAETLLEAGYVEESLQAYRQALTLNPDARAYIRQARALLALGRSEEGIRSLKMALRLDPSAKDELPEFYRDASIRRQLGLDG; from the coding sequence ATGAGCTTCTTTGAATTCGGTTTCGATGACGCCGACGACGCGCTGGATCCCAGCCACATTGAGCAGCTGGTGGCGGCCTACGAAGCGCAGGGTTCGTCGGCGTATTTCGATTCGGATACACTGGAAGAGATTGCCACCTACTACTACGAGCGAGGGCGCTTCGAGGACGCGCTGGGCGTGATCGACCGTCTGCTGGCGCTCCATCCCACGGCCTCGGACGCCTGGATGCGCCGGGGAATTCTGCTCAGCCATCTGGGGCGGCATGAAGAAGCGCTGCAGGCCTACGATCGGGCGCTTTCGCTCAATCCCACCGATACGGAGACGCTCGTCAACTTGGGCATCACGCTGGACAATCTGGGCCGCTTCGAGGAGGCGCTTCAGGCCTACGAGCAGGCCCTGCAGATCGACCCGCTGAACGACGAGATTTACTACAATCTGGGCATCACGCTGGAGCGCATGGATCGCCTGGAAGAGGCGGTCCAGGCCCTGGAGGAGGCGGCCCGGCTCAATCCCGATCATCCCGAAGTCTGGTACGAACTGGGCTTCTGTTACGACCGGCTCGGTGACGACGAGCGCAGCCTAGCCTGTTACGATCGGCACCTGGAGCTGGACCCCTATTCAGCCGATGCCTGGTACAACCGGGGCATCGTGCTCAACCGCATGGGCCGCTACCGGGAGGCCGTCGAATCGTACGACTACGCCATCGCCATTCAGGAGGACTTCGGCTCGGCCTGGTACAACCGGGGCAATGCGCTGACCAATCTCGGAGATCTCCGAGGCGCCATCGAAAGCTACGAAAAGGTTCTGGAAATCGAGGGCGGCGACCCGGCCACCTACTACAATATCGCGCTGGCCTACGAAGAGCTGCAGGAGTACGAGACGGCCATCCGGTACTTCCAGCTTGCTCTGGAAGAAGACCCGGCCTATGCGGAGGCCTGGTACGGGCTGGGCTGCTGCTACGATGCGCTGGAGCGCTTCGAGGAGGCCATCGCCTGCATGGAACGGGCCGTCACGCTGCAGCCGGAGACCAGCGAGTTCTGGTACGCCAAAGCCGACTGTGAATACAACGCCCGGCGCCTGCAGGACGCGCTCCAGTCCTACCACCGGGTGATCGAGCTCGATCCGCAGAACCGCGATGCCTGGCTCGACTACGCCGAGACGCTCCTCGAAGCCGGCTACGTCGAGGAGTCGCTACAGGCCTATCGCCAGGCGCTGACGCTCAACCCGGACGCCCGCGCTTACATCCGCCAGGCCCGGGCGCTGCTGGCACTGGGGCGCTCGGAAGAGGGGATTCGCTCGCTGAAGATGGCGCTCCGGCTGGATCCGTCGGCCAAGGACGAGCTGCCGGAGTTCTACCGGGATGCTTCGATCCGACGGCAGCTCGGTCTGGACGGCTAA
- the tmk gene encoding dTMP kinase — protein sequence MLISFEGIDGCGKSTQARLLAQRLETAGYRTLLVREPGGTELSERIRGLLLDPALDIDPFAELLLFSAARRQLVVERIRPALQAGYIVLCDRFYDSTTAYQGGGRGVAELAWLRNFNRRVTDGLIPDRTYWLDVPLEVALARRNQESNPDRMEQADPAFFERVRAAYAQLAAEEPDRILRLDATASIETLHETIWNDVQRLLPPTGTRPPGVGSSTDRSG from the coding sequence ATGCTGATCAGCTTCGAAGGCATCGACGGGTGCGGCAAAAGCACCCAGGCCCGGCTGCTGGCCCAGCGGCTGGAGACGGCCGGCTACCGGACGTTGCTGGTGCGCGAACCGGGCGGTACCGAACTGTCGGAGCGCATCCGCGGGCTTCTGCTCGACCCGGCGCTGGACATCGACCCTTTCGCCGAACTGCTGTTGTTTTCGGCGGCCCGGCGGCAACTGGTGGTGGAACGGATCCGTCCGGCCCTTCAGGCCGGCTACATCGTGCTGTGCGACCGCTTTTACGACTCGACCACGGCCTATCAAGGCGGCGGCCGCGGTGTGGCGGAACTGGCCTGGCTCCGGAACTTCAATCGGCGGGTAACCGATGGGCTTATCCCCGACCGCACCTACTGGCTGGACGTGCCGCTGGAGGTGGCGCTGGCCCGCCGAAACCAGGAGAGCAACCCGGACCGCATGGAACAGGCAGACCCGGCGTTCTTCGAGCGCGTGCGCGCGGCTTATGCCCAACTGGCCGCCGAGGAACCCGACCGCATCCTGCGATTGGACGCGACGGCCAGCATCGAGACGCTTCATGAAACGATCTGGAACGACGTGCAGCGGCTGCTGCCGCCAACCGGAACACGCCCTCCTGGCGTCGGTTCTTCTACCGACCGTAGCGGTTGA
- a CDS encoding Fur family transcriptional regulator codes for MSVSQQQLEEVKNIFRAFLKQRGQRQTPERFAVLEEIYSTSDHVDADELYLRLQQKGARVSRATVYNTLELLLECDLVVKHQFGTNQAKYERAYSYWQHDHLICLDCGELFEFCDPRIQSIQEMVAEIYQFDIRHHALNFYGHCRRENCPNRPAAGREALATARKPEARAGAKESA; via the coding sequence ATGTCTGTTTCCCAACAACAGCTCGAAGAGGTCAAAAACATCTTCCGGGCGTTTCTGAAACAGCGCGGCCAGCGGCAGACGCCGGAGCGCTTTGCCGTGCTCGAGGAGATTTATTCGACGAGTGACCACGTCGATGCCGACGAACTCTACCTGCGGCTCCAGCAGAAGGGCGCGCGGGTGAGCCGGGCCACCGTTTACAACACGCTCGAACTGTTGCTCGAATGCGATCTGGTGGTCAAGCACCAGTTCGGCACCAATCAGGCCAAGTACGAGCGTGCCTACAGCTACTGGCAGCACGACCACCTCATCTGCCTCGACTGTGGCGAGCTGTTCGAATTCTGCGATCCGCGCATTCAGAGCATCCAGGAGATGGTGGCGGAAATCTATCAGTTCGACATCCGCCATCACGCCCTGAACTTCTACGGCCACTGCCGCCGCGAGAACTGCCCGAATCGCCCGGCCGCCGGCCGTGAGGCGCTGGCTACGGCCAGAAAGCCCGAGGCGCGTGCCGGTGCGAAGGAGTCCGCGTAG
- a CDS encoding AraC family transcriptional regulator → MLEHEREALQEQAYREELVERIGRIVPEDGGREPIPGVSFFRASAPTELFHRVWEPAFCVIAQGAKEVIVGRRTYRYDPYHYLIATMELPAASHVVEASPEAPYLSLRLALDPRTISAVMMEAGYVPSPEGPEVSAFDVSPLRPPLLEAVVRLVRLAETPDEAPVLLPLITREIIFRLLQDEQGARLRHLVLLNGQYHRMARAIALIRERFDRPLDIQRLARELGLSTSALYQHFKAATGMSPLQFQKRLRLQEARRLMLMEGLDASSAGYRVGYNDPAHFTRDYKRLFGRPPRQDVRLHARSVPAV, encoded by the coding sequence ATGCTGGAGCATGAGCGCGAGGCGCTGCAGGAGCAGGCCTACCGGGAGGAACTCGTCGAACGAATCGGCCGGATCGTGCCGGAAGACGGCGGCCGCGAGCCGATTCCGGGCGTCAGCTTTTTCCGGGCCTCCGCCCCCACTGAGCTGTTTCACCGCGTCTGGGAACCGGCCTTCTGTGTGATCGCTCAGGGCGCCAAGGAAGTGATTGTGGGCCGCCGGACCTATCGTTACGACCCCTATCACTATCTGATCGCCACGATGGAGCTACCGGCGGCCAGCCACGTCGTGGAAGCCTCGCCCGAAGCGCCCTACCTGAGCCTGCGGCTGGCGCTCGATCCCCGCACGATCAGTGCGGTCATGATGGAGGCGGGCTACGTGCCCTCGCCGGAAGGTCCCGAAGTGTCGGCCTTCGACGTGAGCCCGCTCCGGCCGCCCCTGCTGGAAGCCGTCGTGCGCCTGGTCCGGCTGGCCGAAACGCCCGACGAAGCACCCGTGCTGCTTCCGCTCATCACGCGTGAGATCATCTTCCGACTGCTGCAGGACGAACAGGGCGCACGGCTGCGTCATCTGGTGCTGCTCAACGGCCAGTACCATCGCATGGCCCGGGCCATTGCGCTGATTCGCGAACGCTTCGACCGACCGCTGGACATCCAGCGACTGGCACGGGAGCTGGGCCTCAGCACCTCGGCCCTCTACCAGCACTTCAAGGCGGCCACCGGCATGAGTCCGCTCCAGTTTCAGAAGCGATTGCGTCTGCAGGAAGCGCGGCGACTCATGCTCATGGAAGGACTCGACGCCTCCTCGGCCGGCTACCGCGTGGGCTACAACGATCCGGCCCACTTCACCCGGGACTACAAGAGGCTGTTCGGCCGACCGCCCCGGCAGGATGTCCGCCTGCACGCCCGAAGCGTCCCGGCCGTATGA